Proteins from a single region of Haloterrigena alkaliphila:
- a CDS encoding NAD(+)/NADH kinase, producing the protein MDVAVGIVAQRNNERAQGLAATLLETLERGGEGGETDATASVVVDELTGEAIDAPARRVAGMADRDLVVSIGGDGTLLFVAREIGSTPILGINLGEVGFLNAVAPADAVDVVTDLVETYRERDAFEARELDRLAVTPEDADWSLEPALNEIVVHGPRRGNGGGATIDVRVDGGRYAGSHADGVLVATPAGSTAYNLSERGPLVHPRADALVVTQMAAEDAMPPLVVDPDTELSITVSDADTAYAISDGRNRQRLEPPATVSVSIADDPVRLVGPRGDFVASLEKID; encoded by the coding sequence ATGGACGTCGCCGTCGGAATCGTCGCCCAGCGGAACAACGAGCGCGCACAGGGACTCGCCGCGACGCTGCTCGAGACGCTCGAGCGCGGCGGCGAAGGGGGGGAGACGGACGCGACCGCCTCGGTCGTCGTCGACGAACTGACCGGCGAGGCGATCGACGCGCCCGCCCGCCGGGTCGCCGGGATGGCCGACCGGGACCTCGTCGTGAGTATCGGCGGCGACGGCACGCTGCTGTTCGTCGCCCGCGAAATCGGTTCGACGCCGATTCTCGGCATCAACCTCGGCGAAGTCGGCTTCCTCAACGCCGTCGCGCCCGCGGACGCCGTCGACGTCGTCACCGACCTCGTCGAGACGTATCGCGAGCGCGACGCCTTCGAGGCCCGCGAACTCGATCGGCTCGCGGTCACGCCCGAGGACGCCGACTGGTCGCTCGAGCCGGCGCTCAACGAGATCGTCGTCCACGGCCCCCGCCGAGGGAACGGCGGCGGCGCGACGATCGACGTCCGGGTCGACGGCGGCCGGTACGCCGGGAGCCACGCCGACGGCGTCCTCGTGGCCACGCCGGCGGGGTCGACCGCGTACAACCTGAGCGAGCGCGGCCCGCTCGTTCACCCGCGGGCGGACGCGCTGGTCGTCACCCAGATGGCCGCCGAGGACGCGATGCCGCCGCTGGTCGTCGATCCCGACACCGAGCTCTCGATCACCGTTTCGGACGCCGACACCGCCTACGCCATCAGCGACGGCCGGAACCGTCAGCGCCTCGAGCCGCCCGCTACGGTCTCCGTCTCGATCGCCGACGACCCCGTCCGGCTCGTCGGCCCGCGGGGAGACTTCGTCGCCAGCCTCGAGAAAATCGACTAG
- a CDS encoding DsbA family oxidoreductase, translated as MSDSPDRLELYADYVCPFCYLGTRSLEQYREDRDEPLVIDWRPFDLRSGKRNPDGSIDHEADDGKDEQYFEQAKQNVRRLQDEYGVEMAQILATEVDSLPAQQASWYVKQEYPEQWAAFDEAIYEALWKDERDIGDIDVLADLAEDVDLPVAEIESAIDDDGLRTELEDRFQAAQRRGITGVPTFIYDEHVARGAVPPAQLERLVDGAEQGAQR; from the coding sequence ATGTCCGATTCACCCGACCGCCTCGAACTCTACGCCGATTACGTCTGCCCGTTCTGTTACCTCGGGACCCGATCCCTCGAGCAGTACCGCGAGGACCGGGACGAGCCGCTCGTGATCGACTGGCGGCCGTTCGACCTCCGCAGCGGGAAGCGAAACCCCGACGGCTCGATCGATCACGAGGCCGACGACGGCAAGGACGAGCAGTACTTCGAGCAGGCGAAGCAGAACGTCCGCCGCCTGCAGGACGAGTACGGCGTCGAGATGGCACAGATACTGGCCACCGAGGTCGACTCGCTGCCGGCCCAGCAGGCCTCGTGGTACGTCAAGCAGGAGTACCCCGAGCAGTGGGCGGCGTTCGACGAGGCGATCTACGAGGCGCTCTGGAAGGACGAGCGCGACATCGGCGATATCGACGTGCTGGCGGACCTCGCCGAAGACGTCGACCTGCCGGTCGCGGAAATCGAATCGGCGATAGACGACGACGGCCTCCGGACCGAACTCGAGGATCGGTTTCAGGCGGCCCAGCGCCGGGGCATCACCGGCGTACCGACCTTCATCTACGACGAGCACGTCGCCCGCGGCGCCGTCCCGCCAGCACAGCTCGAGCGGCTGGTCGATGGGGCGGAACAGGGTGCACAGCGGTAG
- a CDS encoding DNA-directed RNA polymerase subunit epsilon, with product MRDDGAEPGPDADRAAVGDSPRLEYDDERRLENRPGSGSLSRADVQRDSTVRQWGVVTPSATVIGRAESPEADLSESVRRLHDEQHAATPGYSERAHHLDRLRTTQALCNALDVTPWQRDLALGVMDEIDLTEFGSQRAIEKVALVAIRHVVDVDRQQYFGLDDIDAQQLSADRMEELFGQYRAHDITDEETFERLAADYGLDTTSLNRLRRVLKEQLDDDLPAYGRNPYRDPNLPDVTETTDAGEGGVAAGEGANGT from the coding sequence ATGAGAGACGACGGTGCTGAACCCGGTCCGGACGCCGACCGCGCGGCCGTCGGCGACAGCCCCCGACTCGAGTACGACGATGAACGCCGTCTCGAGAACCGACCCGGCTCCGGATCGCTCTCGCGGGCCGACGTCCAGCGCGATTCGACGGTGCGCCAGTGGGGCGTCGTCACGCCGAGCGCGACCGTCATCGGCCGCGCGGAGTCGCCCGAGGCGGACCTCTCCGAGAGCGTCCGTCGCCTCCACGACGAACAGCACGCCGCGACGCCGGGGTACAGCGAGCGCGCCCACCACCTCGATCGGCTGCGGACAACCCAGGCGCTGTGTAACGCGCTCGACGTGACGCCCTGGCAACGGGACCTCGCGCTGGGCGTCATGGACGAGATCGACCTGACCGAGTTCGGCAGCCAGCGGGCGATCGAGAAGGTCGCGCTGGTGGCGATCCGTCACGTCGTCGACGTCGACCGGCAGCAGTACTTCGGGCTCGACGACATCGACGCCCAGCAGCTCTCGGCCGACCGGATGGAAGAGCTGTTCGGCCAGTACCGCGCCCACGACATCACCGACGAGGAGACGTTCGAGCGCCTCGCGGCCGACTACGGGCTGGACACGACCAGCCTGAACCGCCTCCGGCGCGTCCTCAAGGAGCAACTCGACGACGACCTCCCCGCCTACGGCCGGAACCCGTACCGGGACCCCAACCTGCCGGACGTCACCGAAACGACCGACGCCGGCGAGGGCGGCGTTGCGGCCGGCGAGGGCGCCAACGGAACCTGA
- a CDS encoding ATP-binding protein, with protein sequence MDSSVGKDGERSPRVRQQAVITELGQRALETDDLDELLSDATVAVAETVNAEYCHVLELLPDADELVLRQGVGWDAGLVGTASVPTERDSQAGYTLLSEEPIIADDLRDEGRFAGDNLLRDHDVVSGITVPIGSIDAPWGVLGTFTSDHRAFTEHDANFVQSVASILAAAVERANKDRRLREREAQLNVATQAASIGLWSWDVQANVVTADEFLAESYGMESELAAEGAPMATFFEPIHEDDTATTWEQLERALETGTFAAEYRVRDADGTVMWVVSRGEVEYDRTGEPVRLNGAIADITERKRREQALEESEERYRDLFTSMSEGYCVIEKLDAPGEPVDFRYVEANPAFEEHTGIDDVVGRTLREVVPKTTQKWVDTYDHVAETGEPVTFERELVAQGRILECYAFPVGDETTAQVGVIFTDITERVEHERRLEELVDELEESNERLEQFAYAASHDLQEPLRMVTSYLQLIEARYEDALDEDAEEFIAYAVDGAERMREMIDGLLAYSRIETQGDPFEPTDLNAVLDDVLADLQLQIDEHDAEITCDELPRVHGDGGQLRQVFQNLLDNAIEYSGDDPPRIHVAAERDGSAWRVSVRDEGIGIDPDQQSRVFDVFQRLHSRGEHAGMGIGLALCQRIVERHGGDIRVESEPGAGATFSFTLPAAGGHVS encoded by the coding sequence ATGGATTCATCCGTCGGGAAGGATGGCGAACGGTCGCCGCGCGTTCGTCAGCAGGCGGTCATCACCGAACTCGGGCAGCGAGCGCTCGAGACCGACGACCTCGACGAACTGCTGTCCGACGCGACCGTCGCGGTCGCCGAGACGGTGAACGCCGAGTACTGTCACGTGCTCGAGTTACTGCCCGACGCGGACGAACTCGTTCTCCGACAGGGGGTTGGTTGGGACGCCGGCCTCGTCGGCACTGCGAGCGTCCCTACGGAACGGGATTCGCAGGCGGGCTATACGTTGCTCTCGGAGGAGCCGATCATCGCCGACGACCTGCGTGACGAAGGCCGCTTTGCCGGGGACAACCTGCTGCGCGACCACGACGTCGTCAGCGGAATCACCGTCCCCATCGGCTCGATCGACGCCCCGTGGGGTGTACTGGGTACGTTCACGTCCGACCACCGAGCGTTCACCGAGCACGACGCCAACTTCGTCCAGAGCGTGGCGTCTATCCTCGCGGCGGCAGTCGAACGAGCGAACAAAGACCGCCGGTTGCGCGAGCGCGAGGCACAACTGAACGTCGCGACGCAGGCCGCCTCGATCGGACTCTGGAGCTGGGACGTCCAAGCGAACGTCGTCACCGCCGACGAATTTCTCGCGGAGTCGTACGGCATGGAGTCGGAGTTGGCAGCGGAGGGCGCCCCGATGGCGACGTTCTTCGAACCGATCCACGAGGACGACACGGCGACCACGTGGGAGCAACTCGAGCGAGCGCTGGAGACGGGGACGTTCGCGGCCGAATACCGCGTCCGAGACGCGGACGGGACCGTCATGTGGGTGGTTTCCCGCGGCGAGGTCGAGTACGATCGGACCGGCGAGCCGGTGCGACTAAACGGCGCCATCGCCGACATCACCGAGCGAAAACGCCGCGAGCAGGCGCTCGAGGAGAGCGAGGAGCGCTATCGGGATCTGTTCACCTCGATGTCCGAGGGATACTGCGTCATCGAGAAACTGGACGCGCCTGGAGAGCCGGTCGACTTCCGGTACGTGGAGGCGAACCCGGCCTTCGAGGAACACACCGGTATCGACGACGTGGTCGGGCGGACTCTTCGGGAGGTCGTGCCGAAAACGACGCAGAAATGGGTCGATACCTACGATCACGTCGCCGAGACCGGCGAACCGGTTACGTTCGAACGCGAACTCGTCGCGCAGGGACGGATCCTGGAGTGTTACGCGTTTCCGGTCGGCGACGAGACGACGGCTCAGGTGGGCGTGATTTTCACGGACATCACCGAGCGGGTCGAACACGAGCGACGGTTAGAGGAGCTGGTCGACGAGCTAGAGGAGTCGAACGAGCGCCTCGAACAGTTCGCCTACGCCGCCTCCCACGACCTGCAAGAGCCCCTGCGGATGGTCACGAGCTACCTCCAGTTGATCGAGGCTCGATACGAGGATGCACTCGACGAGGACGCCGAGGAGTTCATCGCCTACGCCGTCGACGGCGCCGAGCGCATGCGCGAGATGATCGACGGCCTGCTGGCGTACTCCCGAATCGAGACGCAGGGCGATCCGTTCGAACCGACGGACCTCAATGCGGTACTCGACGACGTGCTGGCGGATCTGCAGCTCCAGATCGACGAGCACGACGCCGAGATCACGTGCGACGAGCTACCCCGGGTCCACGGCGACGGCGGGCAGCTGCGGCAGGTGTTCCAGAACCTGCTGGACAACGCGATCGAGTACAGCGGCGACGACCCGCCGCGGATTCACGTCGCGGCCGAACGCGACGGGTCGGCGTGGCGCGTCTCGGTACGCGACGAGGGAATCGGCATCGATCCGGACCAGCAGAGCCGCGTCTTCGACGTGTTCCAGCGGCTCCACTCTCGCGGCGAGCACGCCGGGATGGGAATCGGGCTCGCGCTCTGCCAGCGAATCGTCGAGCGCCACGGCGGCGACATCCGCGTCGAGTCCGAGCCCGGCGCCGGTGCGACGTTTTCCTTCACGCTTCCGGCCGCGGGCGGCCACGTCTCGTGA
- a CDS encoding nucleotidyltransferase domain-containing protein, with protein MAAVPDHIYEAIDDALTWIEIDHGVTVVFAVARGSRAWGAASPVSDYDVGFVFVPRDLRRYAHLEGPTEVVLEQRDEFEFQGWDVRTFARLLGDSNDGAIDALRSPIRYRVAYDPADLRTYVEGAYDPMDLYHAWRGIATSNYRKYVSHHLVRTDDELFPIVESYADGYLVEADEGTMTVPADDERFTETQTKPTVKRNLTIYRAAMAARYLKATGERGDHELPLIEFDRFLDEQAPAVFDHDRIERARELLERKRAGEGAATVGDAVGREFATPPREIDPAVHARSGPETDRLDGFIDEMIDAVA; from the coding sequence ATGGCGGCCGTCCCGGACCACATCTACGAGGCCATCGACGACGCGCTGACGTGGATCGAGATCGACCACGGCGTCACCGTCGTCTTCGCCGTCGCCCGCGGGAGTCGCGCCTGGGGCGCGGCAAGCCCGGTCAGCGACTACGACGTCGGCTTCGTCTTCGTCCCCCGGGATCTGCGCCGATACGCCCACCTCGAGGGGCCGACGGAGGTCGTCCTCGAGCAGCGCGACGAGTTCGAGTTTCAGGGGTGGGACGTCCGGACGTTCGCGCGCCTGCTCGGCGACTCCAACGACGGCGCGATCGACGCGCTCCGGAGCCCGATCCGCTACCGCGTCGCGTACGATCCGGCCGACCTTCGGACGTACGTGGAGGGAGCGTACGATCCGATGGATCTCTATCACGCGTGGCGCGGGATCGCGACGAGCAACTACCGGAAGTACGTCTCCCACCACCTGGTGCGCACCGACGACGAACTGTTCCCCATCGTCGAGAGCTACGCCGACGGCTACCTCGTCGAGGCCGACGAAGGGACGATGACCGTTCCGGCCGACGACGAGCGCTTCACCGAGACGCAGACGAAACCCACGGTGAAGCGGAACCTGACGATCTACCGGGCGGCGATGGCCGCGCGATACCTGAAGGCCACCGGGGAGCGAGGCGACCACGAACTGCCCCTAATCGAGTTCGATCGCTTCCTGGACGAGCAGGCGCCCGCGGTCTTCGACCACGACCGGATCGAGCGCGCCCGCGAGTTGCTCGAGCGGAAGCGAGCGGGGGAGGGGGCGGCCACGGTCGGCGACGCCGTCGGTCGCGAGTTCGCCACCCCGCCCCGCGAGATCGATCCCGCGGTCCACGCGCGTAGCGGCCCCGAAACCGACCGACTGGACGGCTTCATCGACGAGATGATCGACGCCGTGGCGTAG
- the mptA gene encoding GTP cyclohydrolase MptA: MSHQLPDVQASSPDVTVGLSQVGVTGVDKLVKIAREGKRPIVLTAEFEVFVDLPAWRKGADMSRNMEVIDEILEDATREEAYRVEDVCGDAAERLLEKHDYTSKAMVAMEAEFMRREQTPASDRETQHTVDIVASATATEEGTREEIGATVTGMTVCPCSQGMSAARAKQTLEDLGVEEGTITEFLEQVPQPGHSQRGHATLTVESNGDPEVDLNDVIDIARDSMSARIYNLAKRPDEDHMTYEAHADAKFVEDCVRALAEGVVDEFDHLPDDAVITMKQSNDESIHQHNAHAERKVEMGTLREEVGDDD; this comes from the coding sequence ATGAGTCACCAGCTCCCGGACGTGCAGGCGTCGTCGCCCGACGTCACCGTCGGCCTGAGTCAGGTCGGCGTCACCGGCGTCGATAAACTCGTCAAGATCGCCCGCGAGGGCAAGCGCCCGATCGTCCTCACCGCCGAGTTCGAGGTCTTCGTCGACCTGCCCGCCTGGCGCAAGGGCGCGGACATGAGCCGTAACATGGAGGTCATCGACGAGATCCTCGAGGACGCGACCCGCGAGGAGGCCTACCGCGTCGAGGACGTCTGCGGCGACGCCGCCGAACGGCTCCTCGAGAAACACGACTACACCTCGAAGGCGATGGTCGCGATGGAAGCGGAGTTCATGCGCCGCGAGCAGACCCCCGCGAGCGACCGCGAGACCCAGCACACGGTCGACATCGTCGCCTCCGCGACGGCGACGGAGGAGGGCACCCGCGAGGAGATCGGCGCCACCGTCACCGGCATGACCGTCTGTCCCTGCTCGCAGGGGATGTCCGCAGCGCGCGCGAAGCAGACGCTCGAGGACTTGGGCGTCGAGGAGGGGACGATCACGGAGTTCCTCGAGCAAGTTCCCCAGCCGGGTCACTCCCAGCGAGGGCACGCGACGCTGACGGTCGAGTCGAACGGCGACCCCGAGGTCGACCTGAACGACGTCATCGACATCGCGCGCGACTCGATGAGCGCCCGGATCTACAACCTCGCGAAGCGGCCCGACGAGGATCACATGACCTACGAGGCCCACGCCGACGCGAAGTTCGTCGAGGACTGCGTGCGCGCGCTCGCCGAGGGCGTCGTCGACGAGTTCGACCACCTCCCCGACGACGCGGTGATCACGATGAAACAGTCCAACGACGAGTCGATCCACCAGCACAACGCCCACGCCGAGCGGAAAGTCGAGATGGGTACCCTGCGAGAGGAAGTCGGCGACGACGACTGA
- a CDS encoding MBL fold metallo-hydrolase, with protein sequence MTVRHDELTVTWLGYATVRIESDEGTVVYVDPGRYGTLTGEWDGDRPHPPGRDYDERDGDLVLITHDHHYDSDGVRRVASDDATVVAYEAVDADAIRDGGRDVEALEALPYDVRRVEYGDELAIRGVDLEVFPAYNHSDGRNTDADGEPIHPEGFGCGYRFVVNGTSAFWPGDSDVLEVHEDLAISLFLPPIGTNFTMNRTEAAELAATIEPDLALPIHYNTFPDLEAESREFAADVAAASVPVVLDEE encoded by the coding sequence GTGACAGTACGCCACGACGAGTTGACGGTCACGTGGCTCGGCTACGCCACCGTCAGGATCGAGTCGGACGAGGGGACGGTCGTCTACGTCGACCCGGGCCGATACGGCACGCTCACCGGCGAGTGGGACGGCGACCGCCCGCATCCGCCCGGCCGAGACTACGACGAGCGCGACGGCGACCTCGTCCTGATTACCCACGACCACCACTACGACTCCGACGGCGTCCGCCGGGTCGCGAGCGACGACGCGACCGTCGTCGCCTACGAAGCCGTCGACGCCGACGCGATCCGCGACGGCGGCCGCGACGTCGAGGCCCTCGAGGCGCTCCCCTACGACGTCCGGCGCGTCGAGTACGGCGACGAACTCGCGATTCGGGGCGTCGACCTCGAGGTTTTCCCGGCCTACAACCACTCCGACGGGCGCAACACCGATGCGGACGGCGAGCCGATCCACCCCGAGGGATTCGGCTGTGGCTACCGGTTCGTCGTCAACGGTACGAGCGCGTTCTGGCCGGGGGACTCCGACGTGCTCGAGGTCCACGAGGACCTCGCGATCTCGCTGTTCCTGCCGCCGATCGGGACGAACTTCACGATGAACCGAACCGAAGCCGCCGAGTTGGCAGCCACGATCGAACCGGACCTCGCGCTCCCGATCCACTACAACACGTTCCCCGACCTCGAGGCCGAGTCCCGAGAGTTCGCGGCCGACGTCGCGGCCGCTAGCGTGCCGGTCGTCCTCGACGAGGAGTAA
- a CDS encoding TrmB family transcriptional regulator: MASLRDLGLSEYEARAYRALLNTGPTTAKELSRASDVPMGRIYDVLNSIEQYNLVRSQTASRPKKYVAVEPSTALDRLLEDKKRELEEKADQYESIVDDLADELDAAEPVEDQFWTAAVGPEETVDLMLERLAAADDHIVMVSADPSPQWDMQAVSEEVNAQLEDALDRGVTVDLLMTREMVASMSEDVGQRYRETLQQRDDFDVRTNDDISGSFNIIDGVEVCIQVPNPLSSGDAFGMIDLKDPEFAANVHEEFVPRWEEAESLEF; encoded by the coding sequence ATGGCCAGTCTCAGGGACCTCGGGCTCTCGGAGTACGAGGCTCGAGCGTATCGGGCGCTGCTCAACACCGGGCCCACAACGGCCAAGGAGTTGTCCCGCGCCAGCGACGTGCCGATGGGGCGGATCTACGACGTCCTCAACAGCATCGAGCAGTACAACCTCGTCCGGAGCCAGACCGCGAGTCGGCCGAAGAAGTACGTCGCCGTCGAGCCGTCGACGGCGCTGGATCGGCTGCTCGAGGACAAGAAACGCGAACTCGAGGAGAAGGCCGACCAGTACGAGTCGATCGTCGACGACTTGGCCGACGAACTCGACGCCGCCGAACCGGTCGAGGACCAGTTCTGGACCGCCGCCGTCGGCCCGGAGGAGACGGTCGACCTCATGCTCGAGCGACTCGCGGCCGCCGACGACCACATCGTGATGGTATCGGCGGATCCGTCTCCCCAGTGGGACATGCAGGCCGTCAGCGAGGAGGTCAACGCGCAACTCGAGGACGCCCTCGATCGGGGCGTCACGGTCGACCTCCTGATGACCCGTGAGATGGTCGCCTCGATGTCCGAAGACGTGGGCCAGCGCTACCGGGAGACTCTCCAACAGCGCGACGATTTCGACGTGCGAACGAACGACGACATCAGCGGGTCGTTCAACATCATCGATGGCGTGGAAGTCTGCATTCAGGTGCCGAACCCGCTCTCGTCGGGCGACGCGTTCGGCATGATCGACCTGAAGGATCCGGAGTTCGCCGCGAACGTCCACGAGGAGTTCGTCCCGCGGTGGGAGGAGGCCGAGTCGCTCGAGTTCTGA
- a CDS encoding DUF255 domain-containing protein yields the protein MDDPTRVEWREWGGDAFDEAAAAEVPVLLSLTATWCDHCHEMDEETYAEPRIAANVNDSFVPVRVDVDRHPRVRDRYNMGGFPSTVFLSPDGSVLTGAGYLGPDGMRQVLDSVRTMWQTKGSGAGRIPRPLREDNPPAGELTADIESAMLGQLTEAYDEVAGGWGQSPKFPLPDALEFALKRDREMALRSFDAVGANLLDEYDGGFYRFAAERDWAGLQHEKLLDSNAALVRAFANAYLLTGKDEYREPAERTVDYLTTTLWNDDVDAFANSQAPGEGAAHTLDATDRATADAPPVDAGVFAGPNALAIEGLLTYYAYTDDERARRYADRALETLREELLVDGVAVHVLEGDAESGPNDEPIPLLANQARALGALTTTASTFETDVLEDATAVADATIDRLRDGDSFLDGPASGAGLLDRPLRPLDSNVALADALLELSVLTGEDRYRAVARETLEAFAGASDRFGVQMARYATAVSRLLEGPLVIRVAADPGSDLHRAALRMADHEKVVVPDADDLEAGRARVERGDEVSPTAETPDELSERVRSVLE from the coding sequence ATGGACGACCCGACGCGTGTCGAGTGGCGCGAGTGGGGTGGGGACGCCTTCGACGAGGCCGCGGCAGCCGAGGTTCCCGTCTTGCTCTCGCTGACGGCGACGTGGTGTGACCACTGTCACGAGATGGACGAAGAGACCTACGCGGAACCGCGCATCGCGGCGAACGTCAACGACAGTTTCGTTCCCGTCCGCGTCGACGTGGATCGCCACCCGCGCGTCCGCGACCGGTACAACATGGGCGGGTTCCCCTCGACGGTGTTTCTCTCCCCCGACGGCTCGGTGCTGACCGGCGCGGGCTACCTCGGCCCCGACGGGATGCGTCAGGTCCTCGATAGCGTCCGGACCATGTGGCAGACCAAGGGCAGCGGCGCCGGCCGAATTCCGCGACCGCTTCGGGAGGATAACCCGCCCGCGGGCGAACTCACCGCCGATATCGAATCCGCGATGCTCGGCCAGTTGACCGAGGCGTACGACGAGGTCGCCGGCGGCTGGGGGCAGAGCCCGAAGTTCCCGCTGCCGGACGCCCTCGAGTTCGCCCTCAAACGCGACCGGGAGATGGCGTTGCGATCCTTCGACGCGGTGGGCGCGAACCTGTTAGACGAGTACGACGGCGGCTTCTACCGCTTCGCGGCCGAGCGCGACTGGGCCGGCCTCCAACACGAGAAGCTCCTGGACTCCAACGCCGCGCTCGTGCGCGCGTTCGCGAACGCCTACCTGCTGACGGGGAAAGACGAGTACCGCGAACCGGCCGAGCGGACGGTCGACTACCTCACGACGACGCTGTGGAACGACGACGTCGACGCCTTCGCGAACAGTCAGGCGCCCGGCGAGGGCGCCGCCCACACCCTCGACGCGACCGACCGGGCCACCGCGGACGCCCCGCCGGTCGACGCGGGGGTGTTCGCCGGCCCGAACGCGCTGGCCATCGAGGGCCTGCTGACCTACTACGCCTACACCGACGACGAGCGCGCCCGTCGGTACGCGGATCGGGCCCTCGAGACCCTCCGCGAGGAGTTGCTCGTCGACGGCGTCGCCGTCCACGTCCTCGAGGGCGACGCCGAATCCGGACCGAACGACGAACCGATCCCGCTGCTCGCGAACCAGGCCCGAGCGCTGGGTGCCCTCACCACAACGGCGAGCACGTTCGAGACCGACGTCCTGGAGGACGCGACCGCCGTCGCGGACGCGACGATCGACCGACTCCGCGACGGGGACTCGTTCCTCGACGGGCCGGCGTCCGGGGCCGGCCTGCTCGACCGGCCGCTCCGGCCGCTGGATTCGAACGTCGCTCTCGCGGACGCGCTGCTCGAACTGTCCGTGCTAACCGGCGAGGATCGCTACCGGGCGGTCGCCCGAGAGACGCTCGAGGCCTTCGCGGGCGCCAGCGATCGCTTCGGCGTCCAGATGGCCCGCTACGCGACCGCCGTCTCGCGGCTGCTCGAGGGCCCGCTGGTGATCCGCGTCGCGGCCGACCCCGGTTCCGACCTCCACCGGGCCGCCCTGCGGATGGCCGACCACGAGAAGGTCGTCGTTCCCGACGCCGACGACCTCGAGGCCGGACGGGCCCGCGTCGAGCGCGGCGACGAGGTGTCGCCGACCGCCGAAACACCCGACGAGTTGAGCGAACGCGTCCGGTCGGTCCTCGAATAA
- a CDS encoding FxsA family protein: protein MLRWIFALLLIPFLDAVILAVVVSQTTYIGWVGMVLLVVLTGLVGMLLVRAEGRRTIGKMQRSLAEGKPPTNELLDGGLLIAAGALLLTPGLVTDAIGFLLVIPLTRIPIRAALKRFVIVPYADKKTGGFASGNVWTFGFPNEEATRDRQSESTDGGTYDLGADDYTVDDAGGDGYTIDFGDERTSDIDEPDDDDPSAR from the coding sequence ATGCTCCGGTGGATCTTCGCGCTGTTGCTCATCCCCTTTCTCGACGCGGTGATCCTCGCCGTCGTCGTCAGCCAGACGACGTACATCGGCTGGGTGGGGATGGTGCTGCTCGTCGTCCTGACCGGGCTCGTCGGCATGCTACTCGTGCGTGCCGAGGGCCGCCGAACGATCGGGAAGATGCAGCGGTCGCTGGCCGAGGGCAAGCCGCCGACCAACGAACTGCTCGACGGCGGTCTGCTGATCGCCGCCGGGGCCTTGCTGCTCACGCCCGGACTGGTCACGGACGCCATCGGCTTCCTGCTGGTCATCCCGCTGACTCGGATCCCGATCCGGGCCGCGCTCAAGCGGTTCGTGATCGTCCCCTACGCGGACAAGAAGACCGGCGGCTTCGCCAGCGGGAACGTCTGGACGTTCGGCTTCCCCAACGAGGAGGCGACTCGAGACCGACAGAGCGAGTCCACCGACGGCGGCACGTACGATCTCGGTGCCGACGACTACACGGTCGACGACGCCGGTGGGGACGGGTACACGATCGATTTCGGCGACGAACGCACGTCCGATATCGACGAGCCCGACGACGACGACCCCTCCGCCCGGTAG
- a CDS encoding TaqI-like C-terminal specificity domain-containing protein encodes MASDSSVLPDDDSGTVANLVSYLRDGVNNYGLLGTGALENRPYWYRPERQAPPRVLTQNGSRDGFTFRLNETEARNIHNFDGLYDVAVNNTGLKALLAYLNSGVAERVVRNHTQTRQGGFAKLGSGTLKELPVINVTDMDDKMVTGLADLFDALRETDRRDGDCEPVINRIDAVLQQTL; translated from the coding sequence GTGGCCAGTGACTCATCGGTACTACCAGACGACGACTCCGGCACGGTAGCGAATCTGGTCTCATATCTACGCGACGGTGTCAACAACTATGGTTTGCTAGGGACGGGCGCACTCGAAAACCGTCCGTACTGGTACCGGCCGGAGAGACAAGCTCCTCCCAGGGTTCTGACTCAAAACGGGAGTCGGGATGGATTCACGTTCCGGCTGAATGAGACGGAGGCGCGAAACATCCACAATTTCGATGGACTCTACGACGTGGCGGTGAACAATACGGGGCTGAAGGCGTTGCTGGCGTATTTGAATAGCGGCGTTGCTGAGCGCGTCGTTCGCAATCACACGCAGACACGGCAAGGTGGCTTTGCAAAACTGGGGTCGGGGACTCTCAAAGAACTGCCTGTAATCAACGTGACCGATATGGACGATAAGATGGTGACTGGCCTTGCTGACTTGTTCGATGCACTACGAGAGACAGATCGACGCGACGGTGATTGCGAGCCCGTTATTAATCGCATCGACGCTGTACTCCAGCAAACCTTGTGA